The following coding sequences are from one Streptomyces dengpaensis window:
- a CDS encoding AIM24 family protein has translation MKGDLFSSDHMVQPAVAPGMTIQNAKSIKYAVNGEMFARQGAMIAYRGNLQFERKSQGMGGMLKRAVTGEGLPLMTVRGQGEAWFAHEAQNCFIVGIEPGDVFTVNGRNVLCFDASLSYEIKTVKGAGITGGGLFNSVFTGHGGLGLICDGNPLVIPVSQQQPVYVDTDAVVGWTAHLNTSLHRSQSIGSMIRGGSGEAVQLKLEGEGFVVVRPSEATPHKAQQH, from the coding sequence ATGAAGGGTGACCTCTTTTCCAGCGACCACATGGTGCAGCCCGCCGTAGCGCCGGGCATGACCATCCAGAACGCCAAGTCCATCAAGTACGCCGTCAACGGAGAGATGTTCGCGCGGCAGGGCGCGATGATCGCCTACCGTGGGAACCTGCAGTTCGAGCGCAAGAGCCAGGGCATGGGCGGCATGCTCAAGCGGGCGGTCACCGGTGAGGGACTGCCGCTGATGACCGTGCGCGGGCAGGGCGAGGCCTGGTTCGCGCACGAGGCACAGAACTGTTTCATCGTCGGCATCGAGCCGGGCGACGTGTTCACCGTCAACGGCCGCAACGTCCTGTGTTTCGACGCCTCGTTGTCGTACGAGATCAAAACCGTGAAGGGCGCGGGCATCACCGGCGGCGGCCTCTTCAACAGCGTCTTCACCGGCCACGGCGGTCTGGGGCTGATCTGCGACGGCAACCCGCTGGTCATCCCCGTCTCGCAGCAGCAGCCGGTGTACGTCGACACGGATGCCGTCGTCGGCTGGACCGCCCACCTGAACACCTCGCTGCACCGCTCGCAGTCGATCGGCTCGATGATCCGCGGCGGCTCCGGCGAGGCCGTGCAGCTGAAGCTGGAGGGCGAGGGCTTCGTCGTCGTACGCCCCAGCGAGGCGACGCCTCACAAGGCGCAGCAGCACTGA
- the meaB gene encoding methylmalonyl Co-A mutase-associated GTPase MeaB, producing MIELATYVKGVLDGKRALIARAITLVESTRPQHRALAQELLTELLPHSGRARRIGISGVPGVGKSTFIDAFGTMLTSLGHRVAVLAVDPSSTRTGGSILGDKTRMERLAVDPAAFVRPSPSAGTLGGVAKATRESMVVMEAAGYDTILVETVGVGQSETAVANMVDSFLLLTLARTGDQLQGIKKGVLELADVIAVNKADGPHERDARTAARELAGALRLMHSKDAAWTPPVLSCSARESTGLETVWERLEQHRTLLDSTGRLAAKRRDQQVDWTWSMVRDELLGRLHAAPAVRAVAPALEQQVREGELTATLAAEGILRAFGGPQAG from the coding sequence GTGATCGAGCTCGCCACGTATGTGAAGGGTGTGCTCGACGGGAAGCGCGCGCTCATCGCGCGCGCCATCACGCTCGTCGAGTCCACCCGTCCGCAGCACCGGGCGCTGGCGCAGGAGTTGCTCACCGAGCTGCTCCCGCACAGCGGCCGGGCGCGGCGGATCGGCATCAGCGGGGTGCCGGGCGTGGGCAAGTCGACGTTCATCGACGCGTTCGGCACGATGCTGACCTCGCTGGGGCACCGGGTCGCGGTGCTCGCCGTGGACCCGTCCTCGACCCGTACGGGCGGCTCGATCCTGGGCGACAAGACCCGGATGGAGCGGCTGGCCGTGGACCCGGCGGCCTTTGTGCGCCCCTCCCCCAGTGCGGGCACGCTGGGCGGGGTGGCCAAGGCGACCCGCGAGTCCATGGTGGTGATGGAGGCCGCGGGCTACGACACGATCCTGGTGGAGACCGTCGGCGTCGGCCAGTCCGAGACCGCGGTCGCGAACATGGTCGACTCGTTCCTGCTGCTGACGCTGGCGCGCACCGGGGACCAGCTCCAGGGCATCAAGAAGGGCGTTCTGGAGCTGGCCGACGTGATCGCCGTCAACAAGGCGGACGGGCCGCACGAGCGCGACGCCCGGACCGCCGCACGGGAGTTGGCGGGTGCCCTGCGTCTCATGCACAGCAAGGACGCCGCCTGGACACCGCCCGTGCTGAGCTGCAGCGCCCGCGAGTCGACCGGCCTGGAGACCGTCTGGGAACGTCTCGAACAGCACCGCACACTCCTCGACTCGACCGGCCGTCTCGCCGCCAAACGCCGTGACCAGCAGGTCGATTGGACGTGGTCGATGGTCCGCGACGAACTGCTGGGCCGTCTGCACGCGGCTCCCGCCGTACGCGCCGTCGCTCCCGCTCTCGAACAGCAGGTCAGAGAGGGCGAATTGACGGCCACGCTCGCCGCCGAAGGCATTCTGCGGGCGTTCGGCGGACCACAAGCGGGCTGA
- a CDS encoding methylmalonyl-CoA mutase subunit beta: MTVLPDDGLSLAAEFPDATHEQWQRLVEGVLRKSGREVSGAAAEDALSTALEDGLRTRPLYTAHDTALDPGFPGFAPFVRGGRAAGNTTSGWDVRQRHSTLGDGAVLADLENGVTSLWLVVGAGGIPAGSLDRALDGVYLDLAPVVLDAGREVEAAARELLRLCEERGVAKDAVRGSLGADPLGHEARTGEELVFAPAAALGRLCAEEYPGLRALTVDALPYHEAGGSAAQELGASLATGVAYLRDLTEAGLSVEQACAQLEFRYAATADQFLTIAKLRAARRLWARVAEVCGAPGAGAQVQHAVTSPVMMSRRDPWVNMLRTTVATLAAGVGGADAVTVLPFDHALGLPDAFARRIARNTSTILVEESHLSRVIDPAGGSWYVERLTDELAQAGWEFFQRIEGIGGQAAALRSGRLGEDLAKTWEARSVKLAKRREPITGVSEFPLLTEKPLEREPAPEPPSGGLPRVRRDEAYEALRARSDAHLAATGTRPRVFLASIGPTAAHTARTTFAANLFQAGGIEPVTDGTFEDSGATEVCLCSSDALYEEQAARTAQTLKASGARHVFLAGRPGAYTDVDAYVFAGCDAVAVLSATLDRMGVS; the protein is encoded by the coding sequence ATGACGGTCCTGCCTGACGACGGGCTCTCGCTGGCCGCCGAGTTCCCTGACGCGACTCATGAGCAGTGGCAACGCCTGGTGGAGGGCGTCCTGCGCAAGTCGGGCCGGGAAGTCTCGGGCGCAGCGGCGGAGGATGCCCTGTCCACCGCGCTGGAGGACGGGTTGCGCACCCGGCCTCTGTACACGGCGCACGACACCGCGCTCGATCCCGGCTTCCCCGGATTCGCTCCGTTCGTACGGGGCGGCCGGGCAGCGGGCAACACCACCAGCGGCTGGGACGTACGGCAACGGCACTCGACGCTCGGCGACGGTGCGGTGCTGGCGGACCTGGAGAACGGCGTCACCTCGCTCTGGCTGGTCGTCGGTGCGGGCGGCATTCCGGCCGGGTCGCTCGACCGAGCCCTCGACGGTGTCTATCTCGACCTGGCCCCCGTCGTGCTCGACGCGGGACGCGAAGTCGAGGCTGCCGCACGGGAGTTGCTCCGCCTGTGCGAAGAGCGGGGCGTCGCCAAGGACGCGGTGCGCGGCAGTCTCGGCGCCGACCCGCTGGGCCACGAGGCCCGTACGGGCGAGGAGTTGGTCTTCGCGCCGGCCGCCGCTCTCGGGCGGCTGTGCGCCGAGGAGTACCCGGGGCTGCGGGCGCTGACCGTGGACGCGCTGCCGTACCACGAGGCCGGCGGCTCGGCCGCGCAGGAGCTGGGCGCCTCCCTGGCGACCGGCGTCGCCTATCTGCGGGACCTCACCGAGGCGGGCCTGTCCGTCGAACAGGCCTGTGCTCAGCTGGAGTTCCGGTACGCGGCCACCGCCGACCAGTTCCTGACCATCGCGAAGCTGCGCGCGGCCCGCAGGCTGTGGGCGCGGGTGGCCGAGGTGTGCGGGGCGCCGGGCGCGGGAGCGCAGGTCCAGCACGCCGTCACCTCGCCGGTGATGATGTCGCGCCGCGACCCCTGGGTGAACATGCTGCGCACGACGGTGGCCACGCTCGCGGCCGGAGTCGGCGGCGCGGACGCCGTGACCGTGCTCCCCTTCGACCACGCCCTGGGCCTGCCGGACGCCTTCGCGCGCCGTATCGCCCGCAACACCTCCACGATCCTGGTCGAGGAGTCCCATCTGTCGCGGGTGATCGATCCGGCGGGCGGCTCCTGGTACGTGGAGCGGCTCACGGACGAACTCGCGCAGGCGGGCTGGGAGTTCTTCCAGCGGATCGAGGGCATCGGCGGTCAGGCGGCCGCCCTGCGTTCGGGCCGTCTCGGTGAGGATCTGGCCAAGACGTGGGAGGCGCGCAGCGTGAAGCTCGCCAAGCGCCGCGAACCCATCACCGGCGTCAGCGAGTTCCCGCTGCTCACCGAGAAGCCGCTGGAGCGCGAGCCCGCTCCCGAGCCGCCGTCCGGCGGACTCCCGCGCGTGCGGCGCGACGAGGCGTACGAGGCTCTGCGCGCCCGCTCGGACGCCCACCTCGCCGCGACGGGGACCCGGCCGCGCGTCTTCCTGGCCTCCATCGGCCCCACCGCCGCCCACACCGCGCGGACGACGTTCGCCGCCAACCTCTTCCAGGCCGGCGGCATCGAGCCGGTCACGGACGGCACCTTCGAGGACAGCGGCGCCACCGAGGTCTGCCTGTGCTCCAGCGACGCGCTGTACGAGGAGCAGGCGGCCCGCACGGCCCAGACCCTCAAGGCCTCGGGTGCCCGGCACGTGTTCCTGGCGGGACGCCCCGGCGCGTACACCGACGTCGACGCGTACGTCTTCGCGGGCTGCGACGCCGTCGCCGTGCTCTCCGCCACCCTCGACCGTATGGGAGTGTCCTGA
- a CDS encoding sulfite oxidase: MGHRLDDVSAPARLAGPDEAISTEELVLAARNHGIPLEALRYDVTPPGLHYVLTHYDIPYAERSSWQIALGGRVRQPLLLGMDELRAYPAVTERVTLECAGNGRALLTPRPVSQPWLVEAVGTAEWTGVPLRVLLAEAGVAPDAVEVVFTGADHGVERGVEQDYQRALPLDVALGAKPEVLVAYEMNGAPLPPQHGHPVRLVVPGWYGMAHVKWLREITVTDTPFTGFQQAVAYRLRQQSGDEGEPVTRIAPRALLIPPGFPDFMSRTRVVRPGAVTLEGRAWSGRAPVTGVEVSCDGGGTWHAADLDPEDGHRWAWRRWRFAWAATPGHHVLSARATDAEGHTQPLDQRWNRGGFANNLVQRVPVLCLDPDDTA, encoded by the coding sequence ATGGGGCATCGACTTGACGACGTGAGCGCGCCCGCGCGGCTGGCCGGGCCGGACGAGGCCATCAGCACGGAGGAGCTGGTCCTCGCGGCCCGGAACCACGGGATTCCGCTGGAGGCCCTCCGGTACGACGTCACGCCGCCGGGGCTGCACTATGTGCTGACCCACTACGACATCCCGTACGCCGAGCGCTCCTCGTGGCAGATCGCTCTCGGCGGCCGGGTACGGCAGCCGCTGCTGCTCGGGATGGACGAGCTGCGGGCGTATCCCGCGGTCACGGAGCGGGTGACCCTGGAGTGCGCGGGCAATGGGCGGGCCCTGCTCACGCCCCGGCCGGTGAGCCAGCCATGGCTGGTGGAGGCGGTCGGGACGGCGGAGTGGACCGGCGTGCCGTTGCGGGTGCTGCTCGCCGAGGCCGGGGTCGCCCCCGACGCGGTGGAGGTGGTCTTCACCGGCGCCGATCACGGGGTCGAGCGAGGGGTCGAGCAGGACTACCAGCGTGCCCTTCCGCTGGACGTGGCCCTGGGCGCCAAGCCCGAGGTCCTGGTGGCGTACGAGATGAACGGCGCCCCGCTGCCACCGCAGCACGGACATCCGGTGCGGCTCGTGGTGCCCGGCTGGTACGGCATGGCGCATGTGAAGTGGCTGCGCGAGATCACGGTGACGGACACGCCGTTCACGGGCTTCCAGCAGGCCGTGGCCTACCGGCTCCGGCAGCAGTCCGGCGACGAGGGCGAGCCGGTCACCCGGATCGCCCCGCGCGCCCTGCTGATCCCGCCCGGCTTCCCGGACTTCATGTCCAGGACGCGGGTGGTCCGGCCGGGTGCCGTCACGCTCGAGGGGCGGGCCTGGTCGGGGCGTGCGCCGGTGACCGGGGTCGAGGTGAGCTGTGACGGGGGAGGCACCTGGCACGCGGCGGATCTCGACCCGGAGGACGGCCACCGCTGGGCCTGGCGCCGGTGGCGCTTCGCCTGGGCGGCCACGCCCGGCCACCATGTGCTCAGTGCGCGGGCCACCGACGCCGAGGGCCACACCCAGCCTCTGGACCAGCGGTGGAACCGGGGTGGCTTCGCGAACAACCTCGTCCAGCGCGTTCCCGTCCTTTGTCTGGATCCTGACGACACGGCGTGA
- a CDS encoding TetR/AcrR family transcriptional regulator → MSTPLPPFPQPQEPSDEPVLMELTAPSGAPQLRADAARNRARLLEAAARLVEEHGVAKVTMDAVAAAAAVGKGTVFRRFGDRTGLLMALLDHTEQRFQTDFISGPPPLGPGAPPVERLHAFGCRSLRQASEQLDLFLAAEPDASRRFSSAPYRVRFMHVCMLLRQANPAADIELVAQTLMGYLDPALIHHLTRQRDMPLERLEAGWHYLVDRSTRPHPA, encoded by the coding sequence ATGTCCACTCCGCTCCCGCCCTTCCCGCAGCCACAGGAACCGTCCGACGAGCCCGTGCTGATGGAGCTCACCGCCCCCAGCGGCGCCCCGCAGCTGCGCGCCGACGCCGCGCGCAACCGGGCGCGCCTGTTGGAGGCCGCCGCCCGTCTGGTGGAGGAGCACGGGGTGGCCAAGGTGACGATGGACGCCGTCGCCGCCGCGGCAGCGGTGGGCAAGGGGACCGTCTTCCGGCGGTTCGGCGACCGCACGGGCCTGCTGATGGCGCTGCTCGACCACACGGAGCAGCGGTTCCAGACCGATTTCATCAGCGGTCCGCCCCCGCTGGGTCCCGGCGCGCCACCGGTGGAGCGGCTGCACGCCTTCGGCTGCCGCTCCCTGCGCCAGGCCTCCGAGCAGCTCGACCTGTTCCTCGCCGCCGAGCCCGACGCCTCCCGCCGCTTCAGCTCCGCCCCGTACCGCGTCCGCTTCATGCATGTGTGCATGCTGCTGCGCCAGGCAAACCCGGCCGCGGACATCGAACTCGTCGCCCAGACCCTCATGGGTTACCTGGACCCGGCACTGATCCACCACCTGACCCGACAGCGCGACATGCCCCTGGAGCGGCTGGAGGCCGGCTGGCACTACCTGGTGGACCGGAGCACCCGCCCGCACCCCGCGTAG
- the scpA gene encoding methylmalonyl-CoA mutase produces MGIPDFSAIELGAPTADGSAGEWRKAAGGDDVFWETPEGIAVKPLYTGRDLEGLDFLGTYPGIAPYLRGPYPTMYVNQPWTIRQYAGFSTAEESNAFYRRNLAAGQKGLSVAFDLPTHRGYDSDHPRVTGDVGMAGVAIDSIYDMRQLFDGIPLDEMTVSMTMNGAVLPVLALYIVAAEEQGVPPEKLAGTIQNDILKEFMVRNTYIYPPKPSMRIISDIFAFTSQRMPRYNSISISGYHIQEAGATADLELAYTLADGVEYIRAGREAGLDVDAFAPRLSFFWAIGMNFFMEIAKMRAARLLWAKLVKQFDPKSTKSLSLRTHSQTSGWSLTAQDVFNNVTRTCVEAMAATQGHTQSLHTNALDEALALPTDFSARIARNTQLLIQQESGTTRVIDPWGGSAYVEKLTYDLARRAWQHIEEVEAAGGMAQAIDAGIPKLRVEEAAARTQARIDSGRQPVIGVNKYRVDSDEQIEVLKVDNSSVRAQQIEKLRRLRAERDERACQDALDALTRAAAGEGNLLELAVNAARAKATVGEISDALEKVYGRHASQIRTISGVYRNEAGQSASVDRTRALVDSFEEAEGRRPRILVAKMGQDGHDRGQKVIATAFADLGFDVDVGPLFQTPAEVARQAVEADVHVVGVSSLAAGHLTLVPALREELAAEGREDIMIVVGGVIPPQDVPTLLEMGAMAVFPPGTVIPDAAYDLVQRLSADLGHAL; encoded by the coding sequence ATGGGAATCCCCGACTTTTCCGCGATCGAGCTGGGGGCGCCCACGGCCGACGGCAGCGCCGGAGAGTGGCGTAAGGCGGCCGGCGGCGACGATGTCTTCTGGGAGACCCCGGAGGGCATCGCGGTCAAGCCGCTGTACACCGGCCGTGACCTGGAGGGCCTGGACTTCCTGGGCACGTATCCGGGCATCGCCCCGTATCTGCGCGGCCCGTACCCGACGATGTACGTCAACCAGCCGTGGACGATCCGCCAGTACGCGGGCTTCTCCACGGCCGAGGAGTCCAACGCCTTCTACCGCCGCAACCTGGCGGCCGGCCAGAAGGGCCTGTCGGTCGCCTTCGACCTGCCCACCCACCGCGGTTACGACAGCGACCACCCGCGCGTGACCGGTGACGTCGGCATGGCGGGCGTGGCCATCGACTCGATCTACGACATGCGGCAGCTGTTCGACGGCATCCCGCTCGACGAGATGACCGTATCGATGACGATGAACGGCGCCGTGCTGCCCGTACTGGCGTTGTACATCGTGGCGGCGGAGGAGCAGGGCGTACCGCCGGAGAAGCTGGCCGGGACCATCCAGAACGACATCCTCAAGGAGTTCATGGTCCGCAACACCTACATCTATCCGCCGAAGCCGTCGATGCGGATCATCTCCGACATCTTCGCCTTCACCTCGCAGCGGATGCCGCGCTACAACTCCATCTCGATCTCCGGCTATCACATCCAGGAGGCGGGCGCGACGGCCGACTTGGAGCTGGCGTACACGCTCGCGGACGGTGTCGAGTACATCCGGGCCGGACGGGAGGCCGGCCTGGACGTGGACGCGTTCGCGCCGCGGCTCTCCTTCTTCTGGGCGATCGGCATGAACTTCTTCATGGAGATCGCCAAGATGCGGGCGGCGCGCCTGCTGTGGGCGAAGCTGGTCAAGCAGTTCGACCCGAAGAGCACCAAGTCCCTTTCGCTGCGCACCCATTCGCAGACCTCGGGCTGGTCGCTCACCGCGCAGGACGTGTTCAACAACGTCACGCGTACGTGCGTCGAGGCGATGGCGGCCACGCAGGGCCACACCCAGTCGCTGCACACCAACGCCCTCGACGAGGCGCTCGCCCTGCCCACCGACTTCTCCGCGCGCATCGCCCGCAACACGCAGCTGCTGATCCAGCAGGAGTCCGGCACCACCCGGGTGATCGACCCGTGGGGCGGCAGCGCGTACGTCGAGAAGCTGACGTACGACCTCGCCCGCCGGGCCTGGCAGCACATCGAGGAGGTCGAGGCGGCGGGCGGCATGGCGCAGGCCATCGACGCCGGCATCCCGAAGCTCCGGGTCGAGGAGGCCGCGGCCCGTACCCAGGCCCGGATCGACTCCGGCCGTCAGCCGGTGATCGGCGTGAACAAGTACCGCGTCGACAGCGACGAGCAGATCGAGGTCCTCAAGGTCGACAACTCCTCCGTACGCGCCCAGCAGATCGAGAAGCTGCGGCGGCTGCGGGCGGAGCGGGACGAGCGGGCGTGCCAGGACGCGCTTGACGCGCTGACGCGGGCCGCCGCCGGCGAGGGCAACCTGCTGGAGCTGGCCGTGAACGCCGCCCGCGCGAAGGCCACCGTCGGGGAGATCTCCGATGCCCTGGAGAAGGTGTACGGGCGGCACGCGAGCCAGATCCGTACGATCTCCGGCGTGTACCGCAACGAAGCAGGCCAGTCCGCGTCCGTGGACCGCACCCGCGCCCTGGTGGACTCCTTCGAGGAGGCCGAGGGACGCCGGCCGCGCATCCTGGTCGCCAAGATGGGCCAGGACGGGCACGACCGCGGCCAGAAGGTGATCGCCACCGCCTTCGCCGACCTCGGCTTCGACGTCGACGTCGGCCCGCTGTTCCAGACCCCGGCCGAGGTGGCCCGCCAGGCCGTCGAGGCGGACGTGCACGTGGTCGGGGTGTCCTCGCTGGCCGCCGGTCACCTCACCCTCGTACCGGCGCTGCGGGAGGAGTTGGCGGCGGAGGGACGCGAGGACATCATGATCGTCGTCGGCGGGGTGATCCCGCCGCAGGACGTGCCGACCCTGCTGGAGATGGGCGCCATGGCCGTGTTCCCGCCCGGGACGGTGATTCCGGACGCGGCGTACGACCTCGTTCAGCGGCTGTCGGCCGATCTCGGGCACGCCCTGTGA
- a CDS encoding NADPH-dependent FMN reductase produces MSVRILALVGSLRAGSHNRQLAEAAVKLAPEGAEVELFEGLAEIPFYNEDIDVEGGVPAAAARLREVAGHADAFLLFSPEYNGTIPAVLKNAIDWLSRPYGAGAFTGKPVAVVGTAFGQYGGVWAQDEARKAVGIAGGTVLEDVKLSIPGSVTRFAETHPVDDTEVAEQLTEVVHRLHSKAGAADAA; encoded by the coding sequence ATGTCCGTACGTATCCTCGCGCTCGTCGGCAGCCTGCGCGCCGGCTCGCACAACCGTCAGCTCGCCGAGGCGGCCGTCAAGCTCGCCCCCGAGGGCGCGGAGGTCGAGCTGTTCGAGGGCTTGGCCGAGATCCCCTTCTACAACGAGGACATCGACGTCGAGGGCGGCGTACCCGCCGCGGCCGCCCGCCTGCGGGAGGTGGCCGGTCACGCCGACGCCTTCCTGCTCTTCTCGCCGGAGTACAACGGCACCATCCCGGCCGTCCTGAAGAACGCCATCGACTGGCTGTCCCGCCCCTACGGCGCCGGCGCCTTCACCGGCAAGCCGGTCGCCGTGGTCGGCACCGCGTTCGGCCAGTACGGCGGCGTCTGGGCGCAGGACGAGGCCCGCAAGGCGGTGGGCATCGCCGGTGGCACCGTCCTGGAGGACGTCAAGCTCTCCATCCCCGGCTCCGTGACCCGCTTCGCCGAGACCCACCCCGTCGACGACACCGAGGTCGCCGAGCAGCTCACCGAGGTCGTCCACCGCCTGCACAGCAAGGCCGGCGCGGCCGACGCCGCCTGA
- a CDS encoding aminoglycoside phosphotransferase family protein: MHANEVPIDEPLVRRLLAAQFPGWAGLPLKRVESSGTVNAVYRLGDDLAVRLPRIPEGADDVVKERAWLPRLAPLLPFAVPEVLAVGVPGEGYPWHWAVLRWLDGELPVAGRLTDAGALAADLAGFVSAMRQVDLPGGPPAYRGGPLATVDDETRSATAELHGIIDTSAATAAWEAALAAPPWSGPPVWVHSDLMPMNLLTRQGRLSAVLDFATLGTGDPACDLIAAWNLLPAEARPAFRDILGADDAMWARGRGWALSMALIQLPYYRTTNPVIAGNAAYVIGEVLAAL; the protein is encoded by the coding sequence GTGCACGCCAACGAGGTACCGATCGACGAGCCGCTCGTACGCCGGCTGCTGGCCGCGCAGTTCCCGGGCTGGGCCGGCCTTCCGCTCAAGCGCGTCGAGTCGTCCGGAACCGTCAACGCCGTCTACCGGCTCGGTGACGACCTGGCCGTACGCCTCCCTCGCATTCCGGAGGGCGCCGATGACGTGGTCAAGGAGCGGGCGTGGTTGCCGCGCCTCGCACCCCTGCTGCCGTTCGCCGTCCCCGAGGTCCTCGCGGTCGGTGTGCCCGGGGAGGGTTATCCATGGCACTGGGCCGTGCTCCGCTGGCTCGACGGTGAACTCCCCGTCGCCGGCCGCCTCACGGACGCGGGTGCGCTGGCCGCCGACCTCGCCGGCTTCGTCTCGGCGATGCGGCAGGTCGACCTGCCCGGTGGGCCGCCCGCCTACCGGGGCGGCCCACTGGCGACCGTGGACGACGAGACGCGCTCCGCGACCGCCGAACTCCACGGCATCATCGACACGTCGGCCGCCACGGCGGCCTGGGAGGCAGCCCTGGCGGCGCCGCCTTGGAGCGGCCCGCCCGTGTGGGTCCACTCCGACCTGATGCCGATGAATCTCCTCACCCGGCAGGGCCGCCTCAGCGCCGTCCTCGACTTCGCCACCCTCGGCACCGGCGACCCCGCCTGCGACCTCATCGCGGCCTGGAACCTCCTCCCCGCCGAGGCGAGGCCCGCCTTCCGGGACATACTGGGCGCCGATGACGCCATGTGGGCACGAGGACGCGGCTGGGCCCTGTCCATGGCCCTGATCCAACTCCCGTACTACCGCACGACGAATCCCGTGATCGCGGGCAACGCCGCGTACGTGATCGGGGAGGTCCTCGCCGCGCTTTAG
- a CDS encoding glycoside hydrolase family 64 protein — protein MFGVPSPSEAAVPETIPLTFTNNSGRGEPVYIYDLGTQLSTGRQGWADANGTFHAWPTGGNPPTPAPDASIAGPANGQSMTIHIPKFSGRIYFSYGQKLDFRLTTGGLVQPAVQNPSDPNRNILFNWSEYTLNDSGLWLNSTQVDMFSAPYAVGVQLSDGTTKTTGHLKPGGYTGVLNALRGQPGGWGNLIQTRSDGTVLRALAPGHGIGAGTLPSTVMDGYVNRVWQKYSSSTLTVTPFAGQPNTKYFGRVSGDVMNFTNSAGAVVTSFQKPDSDSIFGCYKRLDAPNDLVRGPISRTLCAGFNRSTLLVNPNQPDTGSANFYQDTVTNHYARAVHTQMADGKAYAFAFDDVGNHESLVHDGNPQRAYVTLDPFS, from the coding sequence ATGTTCGGGGTCCCGTCCCCGTCCGAGGCCGCCGTCCCGGAGACCATCCCGCTGACGTTCACCAACAACTCCGGCCGCGGCGAACCGGTTTACATCTACGACCTCGGAACGCAGTTGTCGACGGGCCGGCAGGGCTGGGCCGACGCGAACGGCACGTTCCACGCCTGGCCCACGGGCGGCAATCCGCCGACGCCCGCACCCGACGCCTCGATCGCGGGACCCGCCAACGGGCAGTCGATGACGATCCACATCCCCAAGTTCTCCGGACGGATCTACTTCTCCTACGGGCAGAAGCTGGACTTCCGGCTGACGACCGGCGGACTGGTGCAGCCGGCCGTGCAGAATCCGAGCGACCCCAACCGCAACATCCTCTTCAACTGGTCCGAGTACACACTCAACGACTCCGGACTGTGGCTCAACAGCACACAGGTCGATATGTTCTCGGCTCCGTACGCCGTCGGTGTCCAGCTCTCCGACGGGACCACGAAGACCACCGGTCACCTCAAGCCGGGCGGATACACCGGCGTCCTCAACGCCCTGCGAGGTCAGCCGGGCGGCTGGGGCAATCTGATCCAGACCCGGTCCGACGGCACCGTCCTGCGGGCCCTCGCCCCCGGCCATGGCATCGGGGCGGGCACGCTGCCGAGCACCGTCATGGACGGCTACGTCAACCGGGTGTGGCAGAAGTACAGTTCGTCGACGCTGACCGTGACGCCGTTCGCCGGCCAGCCGAACACGAAGTACTTCGGCCGGGTCTCCGGTGACGTCATGAACTTCACCAACAGCGCCGGAGCCGTCGTCACCAGCTTCCAGAAGCCCGACTCCGACAGCATCTTCGGCTGCTACAAGCGGCTCGACGCGCCCAACGACCTGGTGCGCGGCCCCATTTCCCGCACCCTGTGCGCGGGCTTCAACCGCTCCACGCTCCTGGTCAATCCCAACCAGCCGGACACCGGCTCGGCGAACTTCTACCAGGACACGGTGACCAACCACTACGCCCGCGCGGTCCACACGCAGATGGCCGACGGCAAGGCCTACGCGTTCGCGTTCGACGACGTCGGGAACCACGAGTCGCTCGTCCACGACGGCAATCCGCAACGGGCCTACGTCACGCTGGATCCGTTCAGCTGA